A part of Miscanthus floridulus cultivar M001 chromosome 6, ASM1932011v1, whole genome shotgun sequence genomic DNA contains:
- the LOC136456367 gene encoding LOW QUALITY PROTEIN: pentatricopeptide repeat-containing protein At1g30610, chloroplastic-like (The sequence of the model RefSeq protein was modified relative to this genomic sequence to represent the inferred CDS: deleted 2 bases in 2 codons), producing MVAPPNASMGLLSLGGCGALLPSPQPNSCHGRGFLVPERSVSMLPLRWGLARKRGRVLDSRSDGAVAGGEVGAGSSELRHIEKELTFSPTFTDYVKIMESVKLDRSKNLHGTDSDGRSSRRRFAGDDRRTNRRSGDARNKPFERNQGPWRDLAKDENQKDVMEFVDKRAMGHVKNSRRGQGEVEGYVQRRIIRGDTTGNGGNEQFSSPVKAKDTRGSMSVHQLVRNRQAQSVAGNDLQGRATYTPSGTSALPNSSISSKNAKVQMGKHDYTRTSSSIDLKYPGETFSNTEVNADSNIQRNRQRVESLGRNFVVRRLGEIDIDCKKSTVSKIYRSTQATPEHDSHSSDNLESDEPRTVQLHRGANVKMGKFVRRDAEATDFDDRAAFKTFEVFTDVRNRPRILRMEMEERIQKLASRLNATDVNTPEWKFSKMIHDAKIKFSDHSILRIVQMLGRYGNWKRVLQVVEWLQSRERFKSYKSRYIYTTVLDVLGKAKRPLEALNVFYSMQNQLSSYPDMAAYHCIAVTLGQAGLVKELFDVIDCMRSPPRKKFKLSPLQNWDPRLEPDLIVYNAVLNACVQQKQWEGAFWVLQQLKEKNIRPTNSTYGLVMEVMLVCGKYNLVYEFFNKVEKSSIHGALNYKVLVNALWREGKIDEAVMAVKDMESRGIVGSASLYYDLARCLCSGGRCKEALLQVEKICKVANKPLVVTYTGLIQTCIDNGGMENAKYILNHMCNYCSPNNVTCNIMLKSYIKHGMLEDAKDLLHDILNCRIRSKADSSQVATADKFTFNTFMEASAAAKRWNDFEYAFRQMLLNGYHFDERRHLRMVLDAYRHGKEQLLDDLWHYLCHHSRVPPTPVIMERFCLKLMQGDTLAAISCVSSFQEGKICNISSMSWLNLLSRNADRLKEEHVTKLAHELNSLVGSRSSSDSITLYQKILSSCTAFLSGATVVEKAPSDRTDGVTEIIITTTDRVYCRKGTF from the exons ATGGTGGCGCCACCGAATGCTAGCATGGGACTGCTCAGTTTGGGTGGCTGCGGGGCTCTCCTCCCCAGC CCGCAGCCTAATTCGTGCCATGGCCGCGGGTTCTTGGTTCCTGAGAGGAGCGTCTCCATGTTGCCACTGCGCTGGGGTTTGGCGAGGAAGAGAGGCCGGGTTCTTGATTCTAGAAGTGACGGTGCTGTGGCTGGTGGTGAGGTCGGCGCTGGGTCA TCGGAGCTTCGGCACATCGAGAAGGAGCTGACGTTCAGCCCGACTTTCACTGACTATGTGAAAATCATGGAGTCGGTGAAGTTGGACAGGAGCAAGAATTTACATGGCACCGATTCGGATGGCCGGAGCTCGAGGAGAAGGTTCGCGGGTGATGACCGACGAACGAATAGGAGGTCTGGTGATGCAAGGAATAAACCATTTGAAAGGAATCAGGGGCCTTGGAGGGACTTGGCGAAGGATGAGAATCAGAAGGATGTTATGGAATTTGTGGATAAAAGAGCAATGGGACATGTAAAAAATAGCCGTCGTGGGCAAGGAGAGGTTGAAGGCTATGTACAGAGAAGAATTATTCGTGGTGACACGACAGGAAATGGAGGCAATGAGCAGTTCTCATCACCTGTGAAGGCTAAAGATACTAGGGGTAGTATGTCTGTTCATCAGTTGGTGAGGAACAGACAGGCTCAGTCAGTTGCAGGGAACGATTTACAAGGGCGAGCAACGTATACTCCATCTGGGACTTCTGCCCTTCCGAATAGCAGCATTTCATCAAAGAATGCCAAGGTTCAAATGGGAAAACATGACTATACTAGGACAAGTAGTAGTATAGACTTAAAATATCCTGGAGAGACATTTTCCAATACTGAGGTCAACGCCGACAGTAACATTCAAAGAAACCGGCAAAGAGTGGAGAGCTTAGGGAGAAACTTTGTAGTGCGCAGGCTTGGAGAGATTGACATAGACTGTAAGAAGTCTACTGTAAGCAAAATTTATAGGAGTACACAGGCAACGCCTGAGCATGATAGCCATTCAAGTGATAATTTGGAGAGTGATGAACCTAGAACGGTTCAATTGCATAGAGGAGCAAATGTTAAAATGGGGAAATTTGTTAGGCGGGATGCGGAAGCTACAGATTTTGATGATAGAGCTGCTTTCAAAACTTTTGAGGTATTTACTGATGTCAGGAATAGGCCACGGATCCTTCGAATGGAAATGGAAGAGAGAATCCAGAAGTTAGCTAGTCG GCTCAATGCTACAGATGTAAACACTCCAGAGTGGAAATTCTCTAAAATGATTCATGATGCAAAAATCAAATTCTCTGATCACTCTATCCTAAGGATCGTTCAAATGTTGGGGCGATATGGAAATTGGAAACGTGTTTTGCAAGTTGTTGAATGGCTTCAGTCACGTGAAAGGTTCAAATCCTACAAGAGCAG GTATATTTACACAACAGTTCTCGATGTTTTAGGGAAGGCAAAGAGACCGCTCGAGGCATTGAATGTATTTTACAGCATGCAG AACCAATTGTCATCTTATCCTGACATGGCAGCTTATCATTGTATTGCTGTTACTCTTGGGCAAGCTGGTCTTGTGAAAGAACTATTTGATGTGATTGATTGCATGCGTTCTCCTCCTAGGAAGAAGTTCAAATTGAGCCCTCTTCAGAATTGGGATCCTCGCTTGGAACCAGACCTCATTGTATACAATGCA GTTTTGAATGCTTGTGTGCAACAAAAGCAATGGGAAGGGGCATTTTGGGTACTGCAACAGTTGAAAGAGAAGAACATTCGTCCAACAAATTCAACATATGGTCTTGTTATGGAG GTGATGCTTGTCTGTGGAAAGTACAATTTGGTTTATGAGTTCTTCAATAAGGTGGAGAAATCATCAATACATGGTGCTCTGAACTATAAAG TTCTTGTAAATGCACTTTGGAGAGAAGGAAAGATTGATGAAGCAGTAATGGCTGTGAAGGATATGGAAAGTCGTGGAATTGTTGGTTCTGCTAGTCTGTACTATGACCTAGCTCGATGCCTTTGCAGTGGAGGACGGTGCAAAGAAGCACTTCTCCAG GTTGAGAAGATATGCAAGGTTGCCAACAAACCGCTGGTTGTTACCTACACAGGACTCATTCAGACTTGCATAGACAATGGTGGCATGGAAAATGCTAAATACATATTAAACCACATGTGCAACTACTGTTCACCTAATAATGTGACTTGCAACATCATGCTGAAGTCATACATTAAACATGGAATGCTTGAAGACGCGAAAGATCTGCTCCATGATATTCTGAATTGCAGGATAAGGAGTAAAGCGGATTCTAGTCAAGTGGCAACTGCTGACAAGTTTACCTTCAATACTTTCATGGAGGCCAGTGCTGCAGCAAAAAGGTGGAATGACTTTGAGTATGCGTTTCGCCAGATGTTATTGAACGGGTACCATTTCGATGAGCGAAGACACCTCCGTATGGTACTTGACGCTTATAGGCATGGAAAG GAACAGCTGTTGGATGATCTGTGGCACTACCTGTGTCATCACAGCCGTGTCCCGCCCACCCCTGTCATAATGGAAAGATTCTGCCTAAAACTGATGCAGGGAGACACATTGGCGGCGATCTCCTGCGTCAGCAGCTTCCAGGAGGGCAAGATATGCAACATCTCCTCCATGTCGTGGCTCAATCTGCTGAGTCGCAACGCGGATAGGCTGAAGGAGGAGCATGTTACCAAGTTAGCTCATGAACTCAACAGCCTCGTTGGCTCAAGGAGTTCCTCTGATAGCATTACTCTGTACCAAAAAATTCTTAGTAGCTGTACAGCTTTCCTTTCTGGAGCCACCGTTGTAGAAAAGGCGCCTTCTGACCGAACAGATGGAGTTACAGAAATCATAATTACCACGACTGATAGAGTATATTGTAGAAAAGGCACCTTCTGA